One segment of Streptomyces sp. NBC_01463 DNA contains the following:
- a CDS encoding metallophosphoesterase, whose amino-acid sequence MRILHLSDTHLDRSGGPDADGADGTAALRGLLAELGHLRDLGAVVVTGDVADDGSREAYARARELLADYAGRRGANVFYTTGNHDDRTAFADVLGIGHFQPETAYEGAAGERAGASTVDGWRLITLDTLVPGKGYGRLDGGQLDWLRELLATAAPVGTVLAFHHPPVALDVEVQRALGLQNSAELAETIRGTDVQLILCGHFHLQILGRLEQATVSVTPGVVSRIDLTARPGTERAVHGPSASLVHLGSPHGPLIHTLHARDPRMGETVYEADEEEMREVIGRLGPSAASPT is encoded by the coding sequence ATGCGTATCTTGCATCTCTCCGACACCCATCTCGATCGGTCCGGCGGCCCTGACGCCGATGGCGCGGATGGCACTGCTGCACTGCGCGGGCTGCTGGCCGAACTGGGCCATCTGCGCGACCTCGGCGCGGTGGTGGTCACCGGCGACGTCGCGGACGACGGTTCGCGCGAGGCATACGCACGGGCGCGTGAACTCCTGGCCGACTACGCGGGCCGACGAGGGGCTAACGTCTTCTACACGACTGGTAACCACGACGACCGCACCGCATTCGCCGACGTGCTCGGCATCGGCCACTTCCAGCCCGAGACGGCATATGAGGGAGCGGCCGGTGAGCGGGCGGGGGCGAGCACAGTGGATGGATGGCGGCTGATCACACTGGACACGCTCGTGCCGGGCAAGGGTTACGGCCGGCTGGACGGCGGCCAACTCGACTGGCTCCGCGAACTGCTGGCCACGGCGGCACCGGTGGGCACCGTCCTGGCCTTCCACCACCCGCCGGTCGCACTGGACGTCGAGGTTCAGCGAGCGCTGGGCCTGCAGAACAGCGCCGAACTGGCCGAGACGATCCGCGGGACCGACGTCCAGCTCATCCTCTGCGGGCACTTCCACCTGCAGATCCTGGGGCGCCTGGAGCAGGCCACCGTCTCGGTCACGCCTGGCGTCGTGAGCCGCATCGACTTGACCGCCCGCCCCGGCACCGAGCGCGCCGTCCACGGCCCGTCGGCCTCCCTCGTCCACCTCGGATCGCCCCACGGCCCACTCATCCACACGCTCCACGCCCGGGATCCACGAATGGGGGAGACGGTCTACGAGGCCGACGAAGAGGAGATGCGCGAGGTCATCGGAAGGCTCGGACCCTCCGCAGCGAGCCCGACCTGA
- a CDS encoding DUF4262 domain-containing protein gives MTADPFQCRCVLCHDYGDRDEADRMDLTIIENVQQHGWHVVMVPEDDAGPGFAYTIGLAHTHGASELAMFGLDIHAMHRMLNSIGEKSAAGAVLADGQRHPGIVDGHHVALRHVDLRWYRTFFGRAIGFYRRPPFPVLQVAWPDADDRFHWEEQADERHRLSQPQLWQPPSEHPDQLGLDRRRRGRYGAG, from the coding sequence ATGACTGCTGATCCGTTCCAGTGCCGCTGCGTCCTCTGCCATGACTACGGCGACCGAGACGAAGCGGACCGCATGGATCTGACGATCATCGAGAATGTGCAGCAGCACGGATGGCACGTCGTCATGGTTCCCGAGGACGACGCCGGTCCTGGATTCGCTTACACGATCGGCCTCGCACACACTCACGGCGCTTCCGAGCTCGCCATGTTCGGACTCGATATCCACGCCATGCACCGCATGCTCAACAGCATCGGAGAGAAGTCCGCCGCCGGCGCTGTACTGGCTGACGGCCAGAGGCACCCTGGCATTGTCGACGGTCACCACGTCGCGCTCAGGCACGTTGACCTCCGCTGGTACCGGACCTTCTTCGGGCGGGCCATCGGGTTCTACCGACGACCTCCCTTCCCTGTTCTGCAAGTCGCGTGGCCCGACGCGGATGACCGTTTTCACTGGGAAGAACAGGCTGACGAACGGCATCGGCTGTCGCAGCCTCAGTTGTGGCAGCCGCCGAGTGAGCACCCTGACCAACTCGGTCTGGACCGTCGGCGTCGCGGGCGCTATGGCGCCGGTTAG
- a CDS encoding DUF2993 domain-containing protein, whose translation MRRRWVKVLAIVVVVLAVLFTVADRFAVHFAEGEAAHLAQQKYGYGAGSTDGFTHVSIHGYPFLTQAAGRELGHVTISAGNFSLSTTSNAQGDYLDVRKLALDLHDVTVTSLSSRTAQANLVTGDVSFSYEALSGVITRLMGKGGALTVGPAAGSHGQEARIRVSGTWDGRKVDTGGSLLAQGDEISVAVPGIGGHSYVWRVSLPQNAGFTAARSTPSGVDFGITGHQVVLGSSMYTR comes from the coding sequence ATGAGACGGCGTTGGGTCAAGGTGCTTGCGATCGTGGTCGTCGTGCTGGCTGTGCTGTTTACGGTGGCGGACCGGTTCGCGGTGCACTTCGCGGAGGGGGAGGCGGCTCATCTCGCGCAGCAGAAGTACGGTTACGGTGCGGGCTCGACGGATGGTTTCACCCATGTGTCGATCCATGGTTACCCGTTCCTGACGCAGGCGGCGGGCCGCGAGCTCGGCCATGTCACGATCAGTGCGGGGAACTTCTCGCTCAGCACGACGTCGAACGCGCAAGGCGACTACCTCGACGTGCGGAAGCTCGCCCTCGACCTGCACGACGTGACGGTCACCTCGCTGTCCTCCCGCACGGCGCAGGCGAACCTCGTCACCGGCGACGTGTCCTTCTCCTACGAGGCGCTGTCCGGTGTGATCACGCGGCTGATGGGCAAGGGCGGGGCACTCACCGTCGGCCCTGCGGCCGGGTCGCACGGGCAGGAGGCGCGGATCCGGGTCAGCGGCACCTGGGACGGCCGTAAGGTCGACACCGGCGGAAGTCTGCTGGCGCAGGGCGACGAGATCAGCGTCGCGGTGCCGGGCATCGGTGGACACTCCTACGTGTGGCGGGTGTCCCTGCCGCAGAACGCCGGCTTCACCGCTGCCCGTTCCACGCCGTCGGGCGTGGACTTCGGGATCACCGGCCACCAGGTCGTCCTCGGTTCCTCGATGTACACGAGGTGA
- a CDS encoding XRE family transcriptional regulator, with amino-acid sequence MSLFGDGLEAAVQKAFTRPAPKSAGPQMRYLVKQLGGTKAVAQMLRISQRTVERYVKDQIRKPRPDLAARLEREVKARWQPQIRAKAKAKAASTGGIVVDTRARIGYTAPIGSTDQDRIRHLTIALPPRYAARLFDAQEQGATDQRLQEIAAEALKEVYFQDGGRRAGSLEEVRFTDIEHLEFDL; translated from the coding sequence ATGAGCCTGTTCGGGGACGGCCTGGAAGCCGCGGTGCAGAAGGCGTTCACCCGCCCGGCGCCGAAGAGCGCGGGCCCGCAGATGCGCTACCTGGTCAAGCAGCTGGGGGGCACCAAGGCGGTCGCCCAGATGCTGCGCATCTCCCAGCGCACCGTCGAGCGGTACGTGAAGGACCAGATCAGGAAGCCCCGCCCGGACCTCGCCGCCCGCCTGGAGCGCGAGGTGAAGGCCCGCTGGCAGCCGCAGATCCGTGCCAAGGCCAAGGCGAAGGCCGCGTCCACGGGCGGCATCGTCGTCGACACCCGCGCCCGCATCGGCTACACCGCACCGATCGGGTCGACGGACCAGGACCGCATCCGCCACCTGACCATCGCCCTGCCGCCCCGCTACGCCGCCCGCCTCTTCGACGCCCAGGAGCAAGGCGCCACCGACCAGCGGCTCCAGGAGATCGCGGCCGAAGCGCTCAAGGAGGTGTACTTCCAGGACGGCGGCCGCCGCGCCGGCAGCCTGGAAGAGGTCCGGTTCACGGACATCGAACACCTCGAGTTCGACCTGTAG
- a CDS encoding GNAT family N-acetyltransferase, whose product MAGGVVLDGELTRLVPTTESDLDLLAQWFASPDFVEHWGGLPISRAEVAEKYVGRRRPRVESFLVLAGSTPVGYAQYWRARAAEGGIDMVLAPEARGRGLGPDAARVLLAHLGGNLRWRRVTVDPVRGNQRAVRAWEKAGFQQVSSEAEDLLMEFRFPEGRLN is encoded by the coding sequence ATGGCCGGTGGAGTCGTTCTCGACGGAGAGCTGACCCGTCTTGTCCCGACAACCGAGAGTGATTTGGACCTGCTGGCCCAGTGGTTCGCCTCCCCCGACTTCGTCGAGCACTGGGGCGGACTACCGATTTCGCGTGCCGAGGTGGCTGAGAAGTACGTGGGGAGGCGCCGGCCGCGTGTGGAGTCCTTCCTCGTACTGGCAGGGAGCACGCCGGTGGGCTACGCACAGTACTGGCGGGCCCGAGCGGCTGAAGGCGGCATCGACATGGTATTGGCACCGGAAGCAAGGGGACGGGGCTTGGGACCGGATGCCGCTCGCGTGCTCCTTGCGCACTTGGGCGGGAACCTCAGGTGGCGGCGTGTGACAGTCGATCCCGTGAGAGGGAACCAGCGGGCCGTACGCGCCTGGGAGAAGGCCGGCTTCCAGCAGGTGTCAAGCGAGGCCGAGGACCTCCTCATGGAGTTCAGGTTCCCCGAGGGACGCCTGAACTGA
- a CDS encoding inner-membrane translocator, with translation MSDRDGSQPSGRKDALTGGCLLLLVLVADVAAALLIAIVLAVRGLDRMDSSSGQTATSGSPQDWAPVLGFGALALVVGITAVVLLRIGHHAIGAVQMILCALVALIALTSWP, from the coding sequence ATGTCTGATCGTGACGGCTCACAGCCTTCCGGCAGGAAGGACGCGCTCACCGGAGGTTGTCTGCTACTGCTTGTGCTGGTGGCGGATGTGGCGGCCGCACTGCTGATCGCCATCGTGCTCGCAGTTCGAGGGCTGGACCGGATGGACAGCAGCTCCGGGCAGACCGCGACCAGCGGGTCGCCCCAAGACTGGGCTCCGGTCCTGGGTTTCGGTGCGCTGGCCCTCGTGGTCGGCATAACAGCCGTCGTACTGCTGCGGATCGGACACCACGCCATCGGGGCGGTGCAGATGATTCTCTGCGCCCTTGTGGCACTCATCGCGCTGACATCCTGGCCGTGA
- a CDS encoding helix-turn-helix domain-containing protein: MSELFDAVDALVSSRSTLPPPAERKRLRQAHGLTLDEVAAALQVRRATVSGWEAGRTEPRPPERDAYARLLKQLAQLYPAGAPVPCEDTAVPGTPVLAAAPAPTGAEPAKARPEPADQAPGPVSEDTALVSAVVPDPVATTRPAPRRPPARKAAPAASDGGGGDARFENGPLAVVDVDADGQVLAYCVGGLVLDVPAKSIAALVEWTLSQGRLGQPKLSGPGKDGDPLLVLTRAALEYYGLPVTLAPQERLAGRIPEGHKVIKQLTRASWQLTKRGFGPWARIYRPAQGSERACVQLCIPSWDALDTRHWADTGQLPPADLARLLGTYAARVMTPRGSTAVTGLELMTALHPPTRASEPDERGKRHSEHNPGSLGRDPVQCAPCEAPDGHPLLADLPRFHHRTPAEVLVEEAYDWARPLTDAECLHRNLVGIDVNMAFAAGANGLTVGLGAPVHVKNPVFDAKLPGSWLVDLSHADLSRVKVAKDTWADLDGSLLPSPFTPKGERPEGPAWYATPTVAYAVELGYDVTPIEAWVRYDNGRYLDGWYQRLRDAYLATMADLGVGADLSPEEFLKAMDGYRQRDPELAIVVSAVKASVKGGIGKLRERPRGEGWKPGQPWRALARPTWRPDIRAAVISRTRINMHRKIVRHAAFTGQYPVAVLSDCAVYASQGPSPLDFLPYRDGKPLPGGFKLGVNPGLVKWEGTQSVLWGEGVREQFHAPELNLARYIKDGTVTDVDRGE; the protein is encoded by the coding sequence ATGTCAGAGTTGTTCGATGCGGTTGATGCGCTGGTTTCGTCCCGTTCAACGCTGCCGCCTCCGGCGGAACGCAAGAGGCTGCGCCAGGCGCACGGCCTGACGCTGGACGAGGTGGCCGCCGCTCTGCAGGTGCGCCGGGCCACGGTGTCCGGCTGGGAGGCCGGCAGGACCGAACCGCGGCCGCCGGAGCGTGATGCCTACGCCCGCCTGCTGAAGCAGCTTGCCCAGCTCTACCCCGCAGGCGCCCCGGTGCCCTGTGAGGACACGGCGGTCCCCGGGACGCCTGTCCTCGCAGCCGCTCCTGCGCCAACGGGAGCTGAACCGGCCAAAGCCCGCCCCGAACCCGCAGACCAGGCGCCGGGGCCTGTTTCCGAGGACACCGCGCTGGTCTCTGCCGTCGTGCCGGATCCGGTGGCCACGACCAGGCCGGCACCGCGTCGGCCGCCCGCGCGTAAGGCTGCCCCCGCCGCCAGCGACGGCGGTGGTGGTGATGCACGGTTCGAGAACGGGCCGCTCGCGGTCGTCGACGTCGACGCAGATGGTCAGGTGCTGGCGTACTGCGTCGGGGGCCTGGTCCTGGACGTACCGGCGAAGTCGATCGCCGCTCTGGTGGAGTGGACGCTGAGCCAGGGGCGGCTCGGTCAGCCGAAGTTGTCCGGGCCGGGCAAGGACGGCGATCCGCTGCTCGTGCTCACCAGGGCTGCGCTGGAGTATTACGGCCTGCCGGTCACGCTCGCACCACAGGAGCGCCTGGCCGGGCGGATCCCGGAGGGCCACAAGGTCATCAAGCAGCTGACGCGCGCCAGCTGGCAGCTGACCAAGCGCGGCTTCGGGCCGTGGGCGCGGATCTACCGCCCCGCGCAGGGCTCGGAGCGGGCGTGCGTGCAGTTGTGCATCCCGTCGTGGGACGCGCTCGACACCCGGCACTGGGCGGACACGGGGCAGCTGCCACCGGCGGATCTGGCCCGGCTGCTGGGCACGTATGCGGCCCGGGTGATGACGCCGCGCGGATCGACCGCCGTGACCGGTCTGGAACTGATGACCGCCCTGCATCCGCCGACCCGTGCCTCCGAACCCGATGAGAGGGGCAAGCGGCACTCCGAGCACAACCCCGGCTCGCTGGGCAGGGACCCGGTTCAGTGTGCACCGTGCGAGGCTCCCGACGGCCACCCGCTGCTCGCGGACCTGCCGCGTTTCCACCACCGCACCCCGGCGGAGGTTCTGGTGGAGGAGGCGTACGACTGGGCGCGCCCGCTCACTGACGCCGAATGCCTGCACCGCAACCTGGTGGGCATCGATGTGAACATGGCCTTCGCCGCCGGCGCGAACGGCCTCACGGTCGGCCTGGGCGCACCGGTGCACGTCAAGAACCCCGTCTTCGACGCGAAACTGCCCGGCTCCTGGCTGGTCGACCTGTCCCATGCCGACCTGTCGAGGGTGAAGGTGGCCAAGGACACGTGGGCGGACCTGGACGGCTCGCTGCTGCCCAGCCCGTTCACACCGAAGGGTGAACGGCCCGAGGGCCCGGCGTGGTACGCCACGCCCACCGTCGCCTACGCGGTGGAGCTCGGCTACGACGTGACACCGATCGAGGCATGGGTCCGGTACGACAACGGCCGTTACCTGGACGGCTGGTACCAGCGGCTGCGTGACGCCTACCTGGCTACGATGGCCGACCTCGGGGTGGGCGCCGATCTGTCGCCGGAGGAGTTCTTGAAGGCGATGGACGGCTACCGGCAGCGTGACCCTGAGCTGGCGATCGTGGTGTCCGCGGTCAAGGCGTCCGTGAAGGGCGGCATCGGCAAGCTGCGCGAGCGCCCGCGCGGCGAGGGCTGGAAACCTGGGCAGCCCTGGCGGGCCCTCGCCCGGCCCACCTGGCGGCCGGACATTCGCGCCGCCGTTATCTCCCGGACCCGGATCAACATGCACCGCAAGATCGTCAGGCATGCCGCTTTCACCGGGCAGTACCCGGTCGCGGTCCTCTCGGACTGCGCCGTCTACGCCTCCCAGGGGCCCTCCCCGCTGGACTTCCTGCCCTACCGGGACGGCAAGCCGCTGCCCGGCGGCTTCAAGCTCGGGGTGAACCCAGGCCTGGTGAAGTGGGAGGGCACCCAGAGCGTGCTGTGGGGCGAGGGCGTCCGCGAGCAGTTCCACGCCCCCGAGCTCAACCTCGCCCGGTACATCAAGGACGGCACCGTCACCGACGTCGACAGGGGAGAGTAG
- a CDS encoding SpoIIE family protein phosphatase encodes MVSGVHFAGGVRPDGLPAALSDSVRLAAVAATRLLDTGPEEAFEDLATLAARVTGSGRAFVTLVDADRSFWKTCIGVDAEELSDRQNAVRESFCYFLVGLDGESFIVDDAAADPRTRDHPSLTPMRIGAWAGYPLLSPQGQVLGSLCVIDDKPRTWTPGDLTTLATLARSVSAEIHLRQSLESSRQAHRVSADLAHSLQQGLLPPTLRPVPGLETAASYLPASTSGRAGVEVGGDFYDLFHTHGHYYGAVLGDVCGKGVAAAQVTSMARYTVRADAGQTPSPAALLDRLNTAMLEQRAPRFLTAVYTAFRITRAGLSGRIALGGHLPALVRRVDGRIQQLGTPGTLLGVLPTTQLTDVRYRLAPGDLLLLYTDGACEGRPRPGTPAAAPPTFGEAELAAALAATTGLDAAATVKELAAVLSDHHGGWASDDTALLALRVPPPSA; translated from the coding sequence GTGGTGAGCGGGGTGCATTTCGCGGGGGGCGTGCGGCCGGACGGCCTGCCGGCGGCGCTGTCGGATTCGGTGCGGCTCGCAGCGGTGGCGGCCACGCGGTTGCTGGACACCGGGCCGGAGGAGGCCTTCGAGGACCTGGCGACGCTGGCGGCGCGGGTGACCGGCTCCGGGCGGGCGTTCGTGACCCTGGTCGATGCCGACCGCTCATTCTGGAAGACCTGCATCGGCGTGGACGCCGAAGAGCTGTCCGACCGGCAGAACGCGGTGCGCGAGAGCTTCTGCTACTTCCTTGTCGGCCTGGACGGGGAATCCTTCATCGTGGACGACGCGGCCGCTGACCCGCGTACCCGCGACCACCCCTCGCTCACGCCCATGCGCATCGGCGCATGGGCCGGCTACCCCCTTCTGTCCCCGCAGGGGCAGGTACTGGGAAGTCTCTGCGTCATCGACGACAAACCCCGCACCTGGACACCGGGAGATCTGACGACCCTGGCAACACTGGCTCGCTCGGTCTCGGCGGAAATTCACCTGCGGCAGAGCCTGGAATCCTCCCGCCAGGCGCACCGGGTCTCCGCCGATCTCGCCCACAGCCTCCAGCAGGGACTGCTGCCGCCGACACTGCGCCCCGTACCGGGCCTGGAGACCGCTGCGTCCTACCTCCCGGCATCGACCAGCGGACGGGCCGGGGTCGAGGTCGGCGGGGACTTCTACGACCTCTTCCACACCCACGGGCACTACTACGGAGCGGTGCTCGGAGACGTGTGCGGCAAGGGCGTGGCCGCAGCGCAGGTGACCTCGATGGCTCGCTACACGGTTCGGGCCGACGCCGGACAGACACCGTCACCGGCCGCGCTTCTGGACCGGCTGAACACCGCGATGCTGGAACAGCGGGCCCCCCGCTTCCTGACCGCCGTATACACCGCCTTCCGCATCACCCGGGCCGGGCTGTCCGGGCGCATCGCACTGGGAGGCCACCTGCCGGCGCTGGTGCGCCGCGTCGACGGCCGTATCCAGCAGCTCGGAACGCCGGGCACGCTGCTGGGTGTGCTGCCCACCACGCAGCTGACCGATGTGCGCTACCGCCTGGCGCCCGGCGACCTGCTGCTGCTCTACACCGACGGGGCCTGTGAGGGCCGGCCGCGCCCCGGTACCCCGGCCGCCGCCCCGCCGACCTTCGGTGAGGCCGAGCTCGCCGCGGCGCTGGCCGCCACGACCGGCCTGGACGCTGCCGCGACGGTCAAAGAGCTGGCCGCCGTGCTGTCCGATCACCACGGCGGGTGGGCCAGCGATGACACTGCCCTGCTGGCCCTGCGCGTCCCCCCCCCCAGCGCCTGA
- a CDS encoding SLATT domain-containing protein, whose amino-acid sequence MTTHYLEHFRREYTRTRELMKMKARRTTVGIAALNGMIAVLGVAVAAWRAYAPWLGLASTAVAGVIGVITAWSGLMRHHDLWQQRSLILAELQRIIRNVERREAAGEDRQTIAQEAMELLDATLSQDASNWGSLTRTPLAGAQPPTLPAAPGDRTQE is encoded by the coding sequence GTGACCACCCACTACCTGGAACATTTCCGCAGGGAGTACACGCGCACCCGCGAGTTGATGAAGATGAAGGCGCGACGGACCACGGTGGGCATCGCCGCTCTGAACGGAATGATCGCGGTGCTGGGCGTAGCAGTCGCGGCCTGGCGGGCCTACGCTCCCTGGCTCGGGTTGGCCAGCACCGCGGTAGCAGGCGTGATCGGCGTGATCACGGCGTGGAGCGGCCTCATGCGTCACCACGATCTGTGGCAGCAGCGGAGCCTGATCCTTGCGGAACTCCAACGCATCATCAGAAATGTCGAGCGTCGCGAAGCGGCGGGCGAGGACCGGCAGACCATCGCGCAAGAGGCGATGGAACTGCTTGACGCGACACTCAGCCAGGATGCCAGCAACTGGGGCAGCCTCACCCGCACCCCACTGGCCGGAGCCCAGCCACCGACGCTCCCGGCGGCGCCCGGCGACCGCACCCAGGAGTAA